The following are from one region of the Halolamina litorea genome:
- a CDS encoding FAD-binding protein produces the protein MREYDVIVVGAGGAGLRAAIAAQEAGADVAMVTKLHPVRSHTGAAEGGINAALREGDDWHDHAYDTMKGSDYLGDAPAVEALTRESPKETIQLENWGMAFSRDEDGVVSQRPFGGLSFPRTTYAGAETGHHMLHTMYEQVVKRGIEVYDEWYVTRLAVTDEDEPEERDCHGVVAYDIKRGEIEGFRARDGVILATGGLGQVYDHTTNAIANTGDGVAMAYRAGVPIEDMEMIQFHPTTLPSTGVLISEGVRGEGGILYNSEGERFMFEGGYANNDGELASRDVVSRAELSEVNDGRGIEDEYVHLDMRHLGEDRILDRLENILHLAEDFEGVDGLEEPMPVKPGQHYAMGGVETNEWGATCVGGLYAVGECACASVHGANRLGGNALPELAVFGARAGRHAAGDVDDEPKITTGWSADSEEGENVSPVPLGEADLPSAGKGALADGGAASDDTASAVDADGVVESAVQAERTRVHYLLEKEEGVNHAEVRSELQETMTQNVNVFREEGALKDALEDIREARQDYQHVTVKDPSRTYNTDLIHTIETRNLLDVAEAITVGALARDEFRGAHWRKAHQERKDDEWLKHTMLSWNDGSPGLWYKPVVLEGEDKTYEPKVRSY, from the coding sequence ATGAGAGAGTACGACGTTATCGTGGTCGGTGCCGGCGGCGCTGGGCTTCGTGCGGCGATCGCCGCACAGGAGGCCGGCGCGGACGTGGCGATGGTGACCAAACTCCACCCGGTCCGTTCACACACGGGCGCGGCGGAGGGGGGCATCAACGCGGCGCTCCGCGAGGGCGACGACTGGCACGACCACGCCTACGACACGATGAAGGGCTCGGACTACCTCGGCGACGCGCCCGCGGTCGAGGCGCTCACCCGCGAGAGTCCGAAAGAGACGATCCAACTGGAGAACTGGGGGATGGCGTTCTCCCGGGACGAGGACGGCGTCGTCTCCCAGCGGCCGTTCGGCGGCCTCTCGTTCCCGCGCACCACCTACGCGGGCGCCGAGACCGGCCACCACATGCTCCACACGATGTACGAGCAGGTGGTCAAACGCGGCATCGAGGTGTACGACGAGTGGTACGTCACCCGCCTCGCCGTCACCGACGAGGACGAACCCGAGGAGCGTGACTGCCACGGCGTCGTCGCCTACGACATCAAGCGCGGCGAGATCGAGGGGTTCCGCGCCCGCGACGGCGTGATCCTCGCGACCGGCGGCCTCGGCCAGGTGTACGATCACACCACCAACGCCATCGCCAACACCGGCGACGGCGTCGCGATGGCCTACCGCGCCGGCGTCCCCATCGAGGACATGGAGATGATCCAGTTCCACCCGACGACGCTCCCGTCGACGGGGGTTCTCATCTCCGAGGGTGTCCGCGGGGAGGGCGGCATCCTCTACAACAGCGAGGGTGAGCGGTTCATGTTCGAGGGCGGCTACGCCAACAACGACGGCGAACTCGCCTCCCGGGACGTGGTGTCGCGGGCCGAACTCTCGGAGGTCAACGACGGCCGCGGCATCGAGGACGAGTACGTTCACCTCGACATGCGGCACCTCGGCGAGGACCGGATCCTCGACCGGCTGGAGAACATCCTCCACCTCGCGGAGGACTTCGAGGGTGTCGACGGGCTCGAGGAGCCGATGCCCGTCAAGCCCGGCCAGCACTACGCCATGGGCGGCGTCGAGACCAACGAGTGGGGTGCCACCTGCGTCGGTGGCCTCTACGCCGTCGGCGAGTGTGCGTGTGCGTCGGTCCACGGCGCGAACCGACTGGGCGGCAACGCGCTGCCCGAACTCGCGGTGTTCGGCGCCCGTGCCGGCCGGCACGCCGCCGGCGACGTCGACGACGAGCCGAAGATCACGACCGGCTGGAGCGCCGACAGCGAGGAGGGCGAGAACGTCTCGCCGGTCCCGCTGGGCGAGGCCGACCTCCCCTCCGCGGGGAAGGGCGCACTCGCCGACGGCGGGGCCGCGTCGGACGACACCGCCAGCGCCGTCGACGCCGACGGCGTCGTCGAGTCGGCCGTGCAGGCCGAACGGACCCGGGTCCACTACCTCCTCGAGAAGGAAGAGGGCGTCAACCACGCGGAGGTCCGCTCGGAACTGCAGGAGACGATGACCCAGAACGTCAACGTGTTCCGCGAGGAGGGCGCGCTGAAAGACGCTCTCGAGGACATCCGCGAGGCCCGCCAGGACTACCAGCACGTCACCGTCAAGGACCCCTCGCGCACCTACAACACCGACCTGATCCACACCATCGAGACGCGGAACCTCCTCGACGTGGCCGAAGCCATCACCGTCGGTGCGCTGGCCCGCGACGAGTTCCGCGGCGCCCACTGGCGCAAGGCACACCAGGAGCGAAAGGACGACGAGTGGCTCAAGCACACGATGCTGTCGTGGAACGACGGCAGCCCCGGCCTCTGGTACAAGCCCGTCGTGCTGGAGGGCGAGGACAAGACGTACGAACCGAAAGTCCGTAGCTACTGA
- a CDS encoding DUF7563 family protein, whose protein sequence is MPECQNCSSFVTRRYVRVFTPEGRETPRVCPSCEDKIRDGSDVRAARSTRGN, encoded by the coding sequence ATGCCCGAATGCCAGAACTGTAGTTCGTTCGTGACGCGGCGGTACGTCCGGGTGTTCACTCCCGAGGGACGGGAGACGCCTCGCGTCTGCCCCTCCTGTGAGGACAAGATCAGGGACGGCAGCGACGTGCGCGCCGCGCGGTCGACTCGTGGGAACTAA
- a CDS encoding dihydroorotase, which produces MLITGAELPDGRVRDVRTDEGQIAEVAQSLHSLPGEETIDADGLTLLPGAIDVHVHFRQPGHGHKETWATGSRSAAAGGVTTVVDQPNTTPPTVDGAAFDEKAEFAANSAVNYGINGGVNDDWDPESLLSRPVFALGEVFLADSTGDMGIDEDRFEEALAAAADAGITVTVHAENADLFDESAREGDAGGTGTEANADLWSQFRTAGAEIDAVEAACEAAADAGVDIHVAHTSTPEAAEIAAEAGMTTEVTPHHLLLSRDDLDELGTFGRMNPPIRSESRREKLYELVADGTVDVVATDHAPHTAAEKETGLWEAPSGVPGVETMLPLLLQEVREGRLTLERVRDLVAATPAERFSLDRKGRIETGYDADFTLVDLDDATEISADALHTKCDWTPFEGHEAVFPQLTVVDGSVVFDGRAGDRFTAGLGANVRGE; this is translated from the coding sequence ATGCTCATCACCGGCGCGGAGCTTCCAGACGGCAGAGTTCGGGACGTACGGACCGACGAGGGGCAGATCGCCGAGGTCGCTCAGTCGCTGCACTCGCTCCCGGGCGAGGAGACCATCGACGCCGACGGGCTGACGCTGCTGCCCGGCGCCATCGACGTCCACGTCCACTTCCGCCAGCCCGGCCACGGCCACAAGGAGACGTGGGCGACCGGCTCCCGCTCGGCGGCGGCCGGCGGCGTCACGACCGTCGTCGACCAGCCCAACACCACGCCGCCGACCGTCGACGGCGCGGCGTTCGACGAGAAGGCCGAGTTCGCGGCCAACTCGGCGGTGAACTACGGCATCAACGGTGGCGTCAACGACGACTGGGACCCCGAGTCGCTGCTCTCCAGACCCGTGTTCGCGCTGGGCGAGGTGTTCCTCGCCGACTCGACCGGCGACATGGGGATCGACGAGGACCGCTTCGAGGAGGCGCTCGCGGCGGCCGCCGACGCCGGCATCACCGTGACCGTCCACGCCGAGAACGCCGACCTGTTCGACGAGTCGGCCCGCGAGGGCGACGCCGGGGGAACGGGCACCGAGGCCAACGCCGACCTCTGGAGCCAGTTCCGGACCGCCGGAGCCGAAATCGACGCCGTCGAGGCAGCCTGTGAGGCCGCGGCCGACGCCGGCGTCGACATCCACGTCGCCCACACCTCGACGCCGGAGGCCGCCGAAATCGCCGCCGAAGCGGGGATGACCACCGAGGTCACGCCCCACCACCTGCTGCTCTCCCGCGACGACCTCGACGAACTGGGCACGTTCGGGCGGATGAACCCCCCGATCCGCAGCGAGTCCCGCCGCGAGAAGCTGTACGAACTGGTCGCCGACGGCACCGTGGACGTGGTCGCCACCGACCACGCGCCACACACGGCCGCGGAGAAGGAGACCGGACTGTGGGAGGCCCCCTCCGGCGTCCCCGGCGTCGAGACTATGCTGCCGCTGCTCCTGCAGGAGGTCCGTGAGGGTCGGCTGACGCTCGAACGCGTCCGCGACCTCGTGGCCGCCACCCCCGCCGAGCGCTTCTCCCTGGACCGGAAGGGCCGGATCGAGACCGGCTACGACGCCGACTTCACGCTGGTCGACCTCGACGACGCCACGGAGATCAGCGCCGACGCGCTCCACACGAAGTGTGACTGGACCCCCTTCGAGGGCCACGAGGCGGTGTTCCCCCAACTCACCGTCGTCGACGGCTCGGTGGTGTTCGACGGCCGCGCTGGCGACCGCTTCACCGCGGGACTGGGGGCGAACGTTCGGGGCGAGTGA
- a CDS encoding lipoyl protein ligase domain-containing protein yields the protein MRVIRGQAATPEADREATRDLLGAVADSGVPAVRAWPLHRQLAFGRRDANEPGYDDARAAARERGFPPAERSVGGRAVAYTGTTVAFAALEPTDESRAGITERYEAAVETVIDALATVGVDAERGEPADSFCPGDYSVQARCSPTKNGETDAFGKLAGIAQRVTAGAALVSGVVTVADRAEIRDVLEPVYDALDVPFDPKSVGSVAAAGGPADPERVARALEEAVVDGRGRTVESLSAAVDAGRET from the coding sequence ATGCGCGTGATCCGCGGACAGGCGGCGACGCCCGAGGCCGACCGCGAGGCGACGCGTGACCTGCTCGGCGCCGTCGCCGACTCCGGGGTGCCGGCGGTACGGGCGTGGCCCCTCCACCGACAGCTCGCGTTCGGCCGGCGCGACGCGAACGAGCCGGGCTACGACGACGCCCGCGCGGCGGCCCGCGAGCGAGGGTTCCCGCCGGCCGAGCGCTCGGTCGGCGGAAGAGCCGTGGCCTACACCGGAACGACCGTCGCCTTCGCGGCGCTGGAGCCGACCGACGAGAGCCGGGCAGGGATCACCGAACGCTACGAAGCCGCCGTCGAGACCGTGATCGACGCCCTCGCAACCGTGGGCGTCGACGCCGAGCGCGGGGAGCCGGCCGATTCGTTCTGTCCCGGCGACTACTCGGTGCAGGCGCGGTGTTCGCCGACGAAAAACGGAGAGACCGACGCGTTCGGAAAGCTCGCCGGGATCGCTCAGCGCGTGACCGCCGGCGCGGCGCTGGTCTCCGGGGTGGTGACTGTCGCCGACCGAGCGGAGATCCGTGACGTGCTGGAGCCGGTCTACGACGCGCTCGATGTGCCGTTCGACCCGAAATCGGTGGGGTCGGTCGCTGCGGCGGGCGGTCCAGCCGACCCCGAACGGGTCGCGCGGGCGCTTGAGGAGGCGGTCGTGGACGGGCGCGGGCGGACCGTCGAGTCGCTCTCGGCAGCCGTCGACGCGGGCCGGGAAACTTAG